The following proteins come from a genomic window of Carcharodon carcharias isolate sCarCar2 chromosome 10, sCarCar2.pri, whole genome shotgun sequence:
- the pigw gene encoding phosphatidylinositol-glycan biosynthesis class W protein codes for MINSNMAQKEFKEAFISNLSGTTLAENLLGLILSALCVTCRGLILMYFVGQSAASSSSSSWKRLLLIDFIVLVASLVLSCTVLSDILHWVVLVLAAVLVLSLFQIYSQRKQYSHQHFKEVIGSFLETSLDMNYIPFVTLFRVFVNIKTGISILAVDFPIFPRRYAKAETYGTGIMDFGVAAFVFANALVSPEVRQRNKNISHSKFSFVIKQIIAVWPLVFLGVARLISVKAVDYHEHISEYGLHWNFFFTLAIVRILSSILMILCPVRSSWILSASIAICYQLVLETTNLKQFILHGSDGKGTRVGFINANREGLFSMLGYTAVYMAGVQAGVYIMKKRTLVIDWVKVQGFLLMSFLLLWLLLHVCEALIETVSRRMANLSFVLWTVGQSLFFLMIHMLADLVLVFVKVISGISNVPSSWNILLDSSQREKGRTLLKSNPSRKVDKTTIHFCLIEAVSRNQLLFFLQSNILTGLVNLTIDTIHCNTLTSLFVLLLYMFCNCFIVYILHINDITLKFW; via the coding sequence ATGATCAATTCCAATATGGCACAAAAAGAATTCAAAGAAGCATTTATCAGTAACCTAAGTGGTACTACATTGGCTGAGAATTTATTGGGTTTAATTCTGTCTGCATTATGTGTTACCTGCCGAGGACTAATATTAATGTATTTTGTTGGACAAagtgcagcatcatcatcatcatcatcatggaAAAGACTGCTGTTGATTGATTTTATTGTGCTGGTGGCATCTCTTGTATTGTCCTGCACGGTTTTGTCAGATATACTTCATTGGGTGGTGCTGGTTCTAGCAGCTGTACTTGTGCTATCTTTGTTTCAGATATACAGTCAAAGAAAACAGTATTCCCATCAACACTTCAAAGAAGTCATAGGATCTTTTTTGGAAACCAGCTTGGATATGAATTACATTCCCTTTGTCACTTTGTTTCGGGTCTTTGTTAACATAAAGACTGGCATCAGCATTCTAGCTGTGGACTTTCCAATATTTCCAAGACGCTATGCTAAAGCTGAAACATATGGGACTGGAATTATGGATTTTGGAGTGGCAGCTTTTGTTTTTGCAAATGCCCTTGTTTCTCCTGAAGTAAGACAGAGGAACAAAAATATATCACATTCCAAATTTAGTTTTGTCATTAAACAGATCATAGCAGTTTGGCCCTTGGTTTTCTTAGGAGTAGCTCGTCTAATAAGTGTTAAAGCAGTGGATTATCATGAGCACATATCTGAATATGGTTTACATTGGAACTTCTTCTTCACACTGGCAATAGTTAGGATCCTGTCATCTATTCTTATGATATTATGTCCTGTTAGAAGTTCTTGGATCTTGTCAGCTAGCATTGCCATCTGTTATCAATTAGTCCTTGAAACTACAAATCTGaagcaatttatattgcatggaAGTGATGGCAAAGGCACGAGGGTTGGGTTCATTAATGCCAACAGAGAAGGACTCTTTTCAATGCTTGGATACACAGCTGTTTACATGGCTGGTGTACAGGCAGGTGTTTACATAATGAAGAAGAGGACATTGGTTATAGACTGGGTAAAAGTGCAAGGTTTCCTTTTGATGAGCTTTTTGTTATTGTGGCTGCtactgcatgtgtgtgaggcTCTCATAGAGACTGTATCACGCCGGATGGCCAACCTAAGTTTTGTTTTGTGGACAGTTGGGCAGAGTTTGTTTTTTCTGATGATTCACATGCTGGCTGATCTTGTTTTAGTATTTGTCAAAGTTATCTCAGGGATTTCTAATGTGCCAAGTTCATGGAACATTTTACTAGATTCTTCCCAACGCGAGAAGGGTAGGACTTTGTTAAAAAGCAATCCTTCCAGAAAGGTGGATAAAACCACTATACATTTCTGTCTAATTGAAGCTGTAAGCAGAAACCAACTGCTGTTTTTTCTGCAATCTAATATCTTGACTGGTTTGGTGAATCTTACAATAGATACTATTCATTGCAACACACTTACTTCTTTATTTGTACTTTTGCTTTATATGTTCTGTAATTGCTTCATTGTCTACATCTTACACATCAATGATATTACTTTAAAGTTTTGGTGA